A window from Garra rufa chromosome 14, GarRuf1.0, whole genome shotgun sequence encodes these proteins:
- the mnta gene encoding max-binding protein MNT → MRQLTVQGNWVAYAQPNVCSVLPSIPPFSPTRAAVLFGTLTLPRCPLVIGRTPVSWAPPTYVSQRVHSCTPSECLPRSGRYCHALGNPRVCTLKRKEKDYEHEMERLAREKIALQQRLAELKNELSQRLDVIEIDRVLRQTVQPDDDQASTSTASEGEDNIDEDIEDEMPSALPKVPAALQPDLKKPLPAPSLITQPIPHKPSKTLPPVPSAQLSPIAATAPITAPTLTSTPAQAPNGPVSAPAAQMVTTQTLPPAQTHIVTTASLQPSVIAHAGSASHASVIQTVNRVIQPSSKHMAHIAPSSSSSVQLAPGPQSISHITVAHLPAIYPQPVTVTQPAVMNHIAQTLSHAQMNGTSMTNVQAKQTPVGAQMVTHHPQLVGQTVLNPVTMVTMPSFPVSTLKLA, encoded by the exons ATGCGTCAGCTGACAGTGCAGGGAAACTGGGTCGCCTATGCCCAGCCCAACGTGTGCAGTGTCTTGCCCTCTATCCCTCCCTTTTctccta CTAGAGCTGCAGTCTTGTTTGGCACGCTCACACTACCCAGATGTCCACTTGTGATTGGCCGAACTCCTGTGTCATGGGCTCCTCCCACTTATGTTAGTCAGCGTGTGCACTCGTGCACGCCAAGCGAATGCCTTCCCAGAAGTGGGAGGTACTGTCATGCCTTGGGTAATCCACGTGTTTGT ACTCTAAAGAGGAAGGAGAAGGACTATGAGCATGAGATGGAGCGTTTGGCGCGGGAGAAGATCGCCTTGCAGCAGAGACTGGCCGAGCTCAAGAATGAGCTGAGTCAGCGATTGGACGTGATTGAGATCGACCGTGTTCTTCGACAGACTGTTCAGCCAGATGATGACCAGGCCTCTACCTCCACAGCCTCAG AAGGTGAAGACAACATCGATGAAGATATCGAAGACGAGATGCCCAGCGCCTTACCCAAAGTGCCTGCTGCTCTTCAGCCAGACTTAAAGAAGCCCCTTCCTGCACCATCCCTCATAACACAGCCCATCCCACACAAACCGTCTAAGACTTTACCCCCCGTCCCCTCGGCTCAACTATCCCCTATTGCCGCCACTGCTCCCATCACAGCTCCCACTTTGACCTCAACCCCAGCACAGGCTCCTAATGGCCCAGTGTCCGCTCCTGCCGCCCAAATGGTGACCACGCAAACACTACCTCCAGCCCAGACCCATATAGTCACCACGGCCAGCCTGCAGCCTTCCGTCATTGCCCACGCGGGATCGGCGTCGCACGCCTCTGTCATCCAAACCGTCAACCGCGTGATCCAGCCGAGCTCCAAGCACATGGCACACATTGCTCCTTCCTCCTCGAGCTCGGTGCAGCTGGCCCCCGGACCTCAATCCATTAGCCACATCACTGTCGCACATCTTCCGGCGATCTACCCACAGCCCGTCACAGTCACACAGCCTGCGGTCATGAACCACATCGCGCAAACGCTCTCTCACGCCCAAATGAACGGCACTTCGATGACCAACGTGCAAGCCAAGCAGACGCCCGTAGGTGCTCAGATGGTTACCCATCACCCTCAACTGGTGGGCCAGACCGTTCTCAATCCAGTCACAATGGTGACCATGCCCTCCTTCCCAGTCAGCACGCTAAAGCTGGCCTGA
- the slc35f2l gene encoding solute carrier family 35 member F2 isoform X1, with translation MPQEQLDTLCYKIRERLPKWRDIFTWQLFKILLMGQCLSALICGTAVTSQYLASVYYLNTPMLQSFINYALLGITYTMALIFRRGDGNILQILKTKWWKYLLLGLADVEANYAVVKAYQYTTLTSIQLLDCFIIPVLMILSWFFLKTRYRIIHYAAVCICLAGVGAMVGADILAGQEQGSSSDILLGDGLVLLSATLYAVSNVCQEYTVKNLSRVEFLGMVGLFGSVISAIQLGILEHNEVSKIQWTWEIGKVQQCEMKILSGMSVRFDFSPLSLALILAGYALCMYGFYSFMPVVIKMSSATAVNLSLLTGDLFSLFFGLFLFQYTFSGMYIVSLVVILIGFIMFNTVPTLNQALALSSEEGGCDNHATEFDNNSTQGCVDEITCAQAEQDQIKSQVNERQSTCVVINSVKM, from the exons ATGCCTCAGGAGCAGCTGGACACTCTCTGCTATAAAATAAGAGAAAGACTGCCTAAATGGAGGGATATTTTCACATG GCAACTGTTCAAAATTCTCCTGATGGGACAATGCCTCTCAGCACTGATCTGTGGGACTGCTGTAACATCTCAGTATCTGGCGTCCGTTTACTATCTGAATACACCCATGCTgcagagctttattaattatgcCCTTCTGGGCATCACTTACACCATGGCGCTGATCTTCAGAAGAG GTGATGGCAATATTTTGCAGATATTAAAGACAAAATGGTGGAAGTATCTATTGTTGGGACTGGCAGATGTGGAGGCAAACTACGCTGTGGTGAAAGCATATCAGTACACCACATTAACCAGCATACAG CTGCTGGACTGCTTCATTATCCCAGTTTTGATGATCTTGTCCTGGTTCTTCCTGAAGACCCGCTATAGGATCATTCACTACGCAGCTGTATGCATTTGTCTGGCTGGGGTGGGAGCCAtggtgggagcagacatcctcgCTGGCCAGGAACAGGGATCTT CAAGTGACATTCTCCTTGGTGATGGTCTGGTTCTACTCAGTGCCACTCTGTATGCAGTCTCTAATGTGTGCCAGGAATACACAGTGAAGAATCTGAGCAGGGTGGAGTTTTTGGGCATGGTCGGTCTCTTTGGATCAGTCATCAGTGCAATACAGTT AGGGATTCTCGAACATAACGAAGTGTCTAAAATTCAGTGGACATGGGAAATTGGTAAAGTACAGCAATGTGAAATGAAAATCCTTTCAGGTATGTCAGTGAGGTTTGATTTTTCACCTCTCTCCCTAGCTCTTATCCTGGCTGGATATGCACTCTGTATGTATGGCTTCTATAGCTTCATGCCTGTGGTGATAAAGATGAGCAGTGCCACAGCGGTCAATCTTTCCTTACTCACTGGAGACCTCTTCAGCCTGTTTTTTGGGCTCTTTTTGTTCCAGTACACT TTCTCAGGAATGTATATCGTGTCATTGGTGGTGATCCTCATTGGTTTCATCATGTTTAACACCGTCCCTACACTGAACCAAGCACTTGCCCTCTCATCTGAGGAGGGAGGTTGTGACAATCACGCCACAGAGTTTGATAACAACAGCACTCAAGGTTGTGTAGATGAGATAACCTGTGCACAAGCAGAGCAAGATCAAATCAAGAGCCAAGTGAATGAAAGGCAGTCAACATGTGTTGTCattaacagtgttaaaatgtag
- the slc35f2l gene encoding solute carrier family 35 member F2 isoform X2, with translation MSPQRRHKMPQEQLDTLCYKIRERLPKWRDIFTWQLFKILLMGQCLSALICGTAVTSQYLASVYYLNTPMLQSFINYALLGITYTMALIFRRGDGNILQILKTKWWKYLLLGLADVEANYAVVKAYQYTTLTSIQLLDCFIIPVLMILSWFFLKTRYRIIHYAAVCICLAGVGAMVGADILAGQEQGSSSDILLGDGLVLLSATLYAVSNVCQEYTVKNLSRVEFLGMVGLFGSVISAIQLGILEHNEVSKIQWTWEIALILAGYALCMYGFYSFMPVVIKMSSATAVNLSLLTGDLFSLFFGLFLFQYTFSGMYIVSLVVILIGFIMFNTVPTLNQALALSSEEGGCDNHATEFDNNSTQGCVDEITCAQAEQDQIKSQVNERQSTCVVINSVKM, from the exons ATGAGTCCACAGAGGAGACACAAGATGCCTCAGGAGCAGCTGGACACTCTCTGCTATAAAATAAGAGAAAGACTGCCTAAATGGAGGGATATTTTCACATG GCAACTGTTCAAAATTCTCCTGATGGGACAATGCCTCTCAGCACTGATCTGTGGGACTGCTGTAACATCTCAGTATCTGGCGTCCGTTTACTATCTGAATACACCCATGCTgcagagctttattaattatgcCCTTCTGGGCATCACTTACACCATGGCGCTGATCTTCAGAAGAG GTGATGGCAATATTTTGCAGATATTAAAGACAAAATGGTGGAAGTATCTATTGTTGGGACTGGCAGATGTGGAGGCAAACTACGCTGTGGTGAAAGCATATCAGTACACCACATTAACCAGCATACAG CTGCTGGACTGCTTCATTATCCCAGTTTTGATGATCTTGTCCTGGTTCTTCCTGAAGACCCGCTATAGGATCATTCACTACGCAGCTGTATGCATTTGTCTGGCTGGGGTGGGAGCCAtggtgggagcagacatcctcgCTGGCCAGGAACAGGGATCTT CAAGTGACATTCTCCTTGGTGATGGTCTGGTTCTACTCAGTGCCACTCTGTATGCAGTCTCTAATGTGTGCCAGGAATACACAGTGAAGAATCTGAGCAGGGTGGAGTTTTTGGGCATGGTCGGTCTCTTTGGATCAGTCATCAGTGCAATACAGTT AGGGATTCTCGAACATAACGAAGTGTCTAAAATTCAGTGGACATGGGAAATTG CTCTTATCCTGGCTGGATATGCACTCTGTATGTATGGCTTCTATAGCTTCATGCCTGTGGTGATAAAGATGAGCAGTGCCACAGCGGTCAATCTTTCCTTACTCACTGGAGACCTCTTCAGCCTGTTTTTTGGGCTCTTTTTGTTCCAGTACACT TTCTCAGGAATGTATATCGTGTCATTGGTGGTGATCCTCATTGGTTTCATCATGTTTAACACCGTCCCTACACTGAACCAAGCACTTGCCCTCTCATCTGAGGAGGGAGGTTGTGACAATCACGCCACAGAGTTTGATAACAACAGCACTCAAGGTTGTGTAGATGAGATAACCTGTGCACAAGCAGAGCAAGATCAAATCAAGAGCCAAGTGAATGAAAGGCAGTCAACATGTGTTGTCattaacagtgttaaaatgtag